GCACGCCAAGTTCGAGAAACTGAAGCGAGACCACGCCGAGGAGAAGCGCAAGCTGGAAGAGTCGCGCAAGGCGCTCGAGGAGGACTACCTCGACTTCCAGAGGCGTAAACAGCAGTTGGTGGCCCACCACACGCTCACTCTTGGCAAGAGCAAGAAGAAGTAGGAGCCGGCGCCGCCGCCGAGCAATGTATTGAGAATTCTGTGCGGTTCGCTTATCCCAAAGTAATTATTGCTTTCTCATCTCGTTGTCTTTCATTTGTACTATTAGGTTTTCTTCAAATATTAACATATACACAACTACACGCATATGTACGCAGACATATATGATTATGTATTTACAACTAACGAATAAACCGAACTTAGTATTTTAACAAGgtaaacaaacacaaaaggTGAATATTTTGGATTgactttttcaaaaactacAGACGCATTTGGTTAAAGCGAAGGAATTAGATgggcatttaaatttatttttaaacttggCGCAACGCGGAATTATTTAGTTGCACTTGGCCATTTTAAACTCGTTTTAATGTGAGCCACCTGGTCACACTATTTTGATACTCATTTACTGCTGGCTGCAAAAAATTGtagaacaaattaaaaacgcaATAATAGATCGCCGCAGCAAATGCAGCAGTACTAGTGGAGAGCAGTGCTCAAAAACCCAAACGAAAGCAATTAAACGTGTTCAACGTCGAGAAAGGATCGTGAAAGTGGGTGCAGCAGTTGGGGAAAAGTGAGAAAAcctttgtgtttgttttttttttttcattataagttttgtttgttgcttGGATTTTGCAATTTAATGGTTAGAGGGGGAGTCGAGGCAGGGGCGAACCCAAGTGATTTTCCATAGTAATCATCGAGTGGACGGGAAATTCCAACCGACATGTCGCTAAAAGCGGCGCTAGCTTTCTACGCTCTTCTGCATACAGGTATGGATAATAGAAATGGCAGTGAAATCAATAATACTCCAAACTGGCCCAAAACTAACGATACTCCATATTGCAGTCACCTGTTACACGGTCTCAATTACGGCCCCCGATCAGGCCCTCATCGGATCCTCCATCAATGTGTCTGCCCAGCTCTTCGACAATGGCAAACCGGCTGGCAAGGGAACCTACAAGTTCACCTGGAGCGACAGTACTGGACATCGAAAGGTAACGATTCCACATCCCCCACAACAAAGGAGGAATGCTCCCAGCCGAGTGCCATGACTAATTGcctgcaaatgcaaatgcaagcGAGTCTATCGGGCCAGTGTTTACGGTGTACGCCCATTAAACTGGCTCATAAAAGTTGTCAGGAAAGCTGGTTTCAGTTTAACTGGGTGAAAACGATATGGGAAAcccaaataattattaatgtttgttagtaattattttaagggAATATTACATAtgtaaaatggaaaattcgcttttaaagtttaaagaacTCAATTAGGAAGCCCTTACCACTCACTGAAACGAGGCAGATACTATTAGAATTGAAAAATTTCGATGAGCCAACTCTTGGTAGTTTACTTAACTTAATACAACGCAAAACAACACGTATTCAAGTGTTGCGTTAAAGTATACGTTAATAGggtatacttatatatatacgaTTGTAACCAATAAAAGACAGTACGTTATGGTGagtgaaattgaaattaaaatgtttcagTACTAAATCTGTAGAATTTTAACAGGTTGAGttcttaaactttttaattttacagaTTGGATTCtgtaaaattgaaatgttcAAGAACTTAACCTGTCAAAGTCCTAAGATTTAGTTCTGAAgcattttaatatcaaattcaatttggaagTTCACTCACCATAACGTACTATCTGTTATTGGTTAAAATACTTTCATTTTTGGTTATTGCCTAATGACAAACTTCTTTAAAACACTGTGCAACTTAGggtttcaataaattaattatttagtgCAGTTAGCTCCAAttagtttaacaaaaaatcagAATACAAATCGAAATTCTTGTCATTTAAGTTTCTGTTACTGAAAGAATGTTTACAAGGTTTGGTCATGGGTTAATGTAATTAgaggtttatttttataacgtTGAAATCAGTCAGCACTAACATTGAGTTCATTGTCGATAAGGCACATCTAAATGACTAAGCTGAGCTCAACGGAGCGCCTAGAGTTAGGTTATTCATATTATGGTTTTGGACTCTACAATCTTTCCCAAGTCTGCAATATTTCCCAGCACTTTAAGATAGCAGTTAATTCTTTCGAAATCAGACGgaagttataaaataaagttcatGACTGATacgaatatttatttatagataGCAGATATATACTTTTAATCCCTTAAGCTTGGGTTCAGATATGCAAACAGACGAGCATTTTTCCAGTTTTAGTCTGAGCCATGCTGATTCAATTGTCATGGCGTCACCGGATTTGAATGCTAATTTTACACAATTACTATTCAGcgacagtttttttttccgattgtgcCTGGTACGTGGTCATATCAGCGGCGTTTGGTGGCTACTATTGTAGACAAATTTGCATGTTTATTGAGCCTAAAACCACTaccaattattttaatcaattgcCTTTGTGCTTGCAGGAGATTGAAACGACCAGCGCCAGCAGCAATTGGACTGTAGTCTACACGCAGGAGCAACCGGCCACGCATGTCCTCAAGGTCGAGGTGGATAAGTTCTTCATTTTTTGGGTAAATGAGGCCAAGGCCCGAAAGGACATCAAGCTGGATAACTTGTTGGGCGGCAGCTTGGAACTGATTCAGAACAATGTGACTCGGCCGCAAATGTTTGTGTCCACACAGGAGGCGGTTAATCACAGCATATTGCTATCCGAGCTGGATATGGCATTTTTGCGGGCCAAGGGATACCACATTCAGACGTATTGGTTTCAAAACTGCACATATCTGGGCATGTCCAATGCCCTGGACTATCAGGCCACATATCCGAAAGCAGAGCAATACTATGACGTGGAGGCTTTAGTGGTGGCTACGTTGGAATTACCGCCTGAGCCAATACCctcaacaacaaccacaacaaccaccacaaccactaccactacaacaaccacgacaacaacaactccagccacaacaacaacttcaacaaCTCCTGCCACCACGACCACTCCAAAACCCACAACAACGTCAACAACTACGACAACCACTACAACAAAGCCACCAGCCCGAGCCAAACGTGATTTAATTCAGGCCATGCACGCCAATGCCGCCCTTCTTGGTCTAAACCTAACCAGCGCTCTAAAGCGGCAGAAGGATTCCGCTGGCAACCTGTCCGTGGCACTGGTCAATCCGCTGGGCGTACGCAGACTTTCCAAGCTCACTGTAGTGCCCGGTACTCAACCGCCATTCGATTGCATAAGCAAGAAATTTGTGGCCCAGGATCCCAAGCAGATCTACGGCTACTTTCAGCACCGCATTGTATCTAAAggttagtttatttaaatttttagaatatTATTTGACTATCTATTTGTAACAACCTTCAGATCCCGTAACCGGTTTCGGCACTACGGGAAAGAATTGGCTGCAGCACTGGGAGATTATTCACCTTAATGTGAACTGCAAGGGATCGCCACCGTTTGAGCTTTGCACGCGAGTTTTTACTGGTGAGTAGACATTGTTAAAACGGATTATAAAATCCATAACTTGAACAAATTTTCCTTTTATCACCTACCTTAAGTTTTACTATTTTAACGTTTTATGGCAATAACCAATTTCTTTTCCTTACAGCACCTTACAATTCCACGGGCAATGAGACGTGCGACCGTTATGAACCATTAGATAGTTGCTCATACGAATACAAGCGATACTTCAGCGAAAGCAAGACGATTCTTTTCTTTATCCGCAATGAAGTCTCCCAGACACTCAATCAGGTCACCATAAACATGTATGAAGGTGggtaaaaatcaaataaccccttactaaatatttgtttaccaattaaatattttgtatactttACAGCTCAGCGTCAGTCTCAGCTTTCGGTGGTAGTTGTGCCCGTAACCTGCACATTGGTGGCCGTAATTCTAGTTGTTTTCGGCGTGTCCTATTATATTCAGCGGGGAAATCGGTGAGAACTTTGAGCTTAACTTTGGCAAACCCTTTCTGTAATCTGTTCATTTCCACAGCTTCAATGTTGAAGTGGCCGATTTTAATTTCGGCGATACTCAGTCGGTGGACATGGAGTACAAGACATTCCCGCAGCGTCTGTTCGACAGCATCCGTGATGCCTGGACGTGGCCGGGTCAGCGGCGGCACTCGCAGTCCAGCGTAGATCTCATGGCGGACCAGCCGCCCAGTCCGGGCTTTGGCGGCAATGTGGGCGATGTCGATAGCAACCTGCGCTACAACACTTTCAACTAGGACCCTGAGTGTTCGGTTGGAATATTGTTAACTATGCAAATTAAccgttttaatttaatttcggcGCCTAAGTTACGAAGCCCTGCTCGCAATTTCCTTCAGATTTGGTGAAATCGATATTGTTTTCTGAAATTGGTTTGTATTATACTCAAACCTCGGTGTGAAATCCAAGGCAGCTTTTGCCGTTTCTACAAAATTTGATTGGACTCGAAAGCGAGATCAGGTGTGAtagttatttgttattatttgtaagAGCACTCTCATGTGCTCTAGTCATTTTCATGTTGTACACCAGCACTTGGAGAATACCAACCCAAATGTACATGAATAGAGATGatagaatttttttatgtctCCATACACTTTATCTATCCTTACGTTATTATCGAAATCATCTCTCTCCAACATCTACGCACATAACTGCTCATCAATGGCCAAATGTCGAGTAACAAGCTACCATTTAAATCGAAATATCAGGTGTGCAGCAGGGTTCGGGAACGCAACTGCAGATCCCTTTGGATATTGTTAAAGACTGTCTTTGTTCTagaaagcaaaaataaatctgGTAAAATTTACACTTAACTTATGCGTGAGAAGATGTTCTTGACGAGCTAAATGCTAGCATAAGTCAATTTGATTGTTTCCATTGTATCGTGATCCAAATTCTTTGACAAAGACAAGCGCATCCTCACTAAAACACACGCGACACAAATATTCATTGTGATAGATATAAAACAAACAGTATGTACGTTTAGCTAAAAcgaaaagtttaaagaaaaccaatataattataattctaaaaatggttgaaattttatttaatagcgAAACAAAAGAAGGGGTAAACACAGTAATGCACAAATTTTGGGGACGTATACTAAGACCGATTCCGATTATAAAAAGCCTAATCAACCTTTTAAAGCCGTTTATAATTCCAGCAAAAGCAATAATATGAGCCCGCATAATTAATAATCAGCTTCGAGCGATCAggattatttataattttctttttttttttcatattaagACTTTTCAAGGATTGATGGGTTTCTCTTTCATAATATTTCCACATTTAAAATCATGCATTTGCTGAAAATCACGaacattatttaatgaaaaagtctccataaaaaattaattaatgagttagaaataaatcttaaaatttacaGTAAGTACCtacttcattttgttttttttaaattc
This genomic window from Drosophila gunungcola strain Sukarami chromosome 3R, Dgunungcola_SK_2, whole genome shotgun sequence contains:
- the LOC128266704 gene encoding probable transcription-associated protein 1; translation: MSLKAALAFYALLHTVTCYTVSITAPDQALIGSSINVSAQLFDNGKPAGKGTYKFTWSDSTGHRKEIETTSASSNWTVVYTQEQPATHVLKVEVDKFFIFWVNEAKARKDIKLDNLLGGSLELIQNNVTRPQMFVSTQEAVNHSILLSELDMAFLRAKGYHIQTYWFQNCTYLGMSNALDYQATYPKAEQYYDVEALVVATLELPPEPIPSTTTTTTTTTTTTTTTTTTTTPATTTTSTTPATTTTPKPTTTSTTTTTTTTKPPARAKRDLIQAMHANAALLGLNLTSALKRQKDSAGNLSVALVNPLGVRRLSKLTVVPGTQPPFDCISKKFVAQDPKQIYGYFQHRIVSKDPVTGFGTTGKNWLQHWEIIHLNVNCKGSPPFELCTRVFTAPYNSTGNETCDRYEPLDSCSYEYKRYFSESKTILFFIRNEVSQTLNQVTINMYEAQRQSQLSVVVVPVTCTLVAVILVVFGVSYYIQRGNRFNVEVADFNFGDTQSVDMEYKTFPQRLFDSIRDAWTWPGQRRHSQSSVDLMADQPPSPGFGGNVGDVDSNLRYNTFN